GGTTCATGAGCACGAACGGTCGCCAGACGCGCTTCCGATGACCGGGTAAACAGCGCCATGGATGCGAACGATGTCCGGCGGCTCTGTGTCCCGCCGATCGAATCGATCAGGGCTTCAATAGGGTCCGGAAACGGCGTCGAGCTCTCGAAACTCAGGTCGGCGCCGAGTAATGTGCGGGCTTCATTGTCGATGGACGTCTTGAGGTTGTCACCGAACGAGTTGATGGATACCAACGCGGCAACGCCCAGGACCATGGACGATACGAACAGAAGCATCCGCTTTCTGCTACCACGGGAATCCCGCCACGCGAACGATCGGATCCAACCCATGTCAGGCCCCCACCAGGGCGGTGTCTTCGATGACTTTACCCCCCTTGAGACGGATGACCCGACCGGTCCGGGATGCCAGCTCGGCATCGTGCGTAACGAGGATGAGTGTCGTACCGGCGGTTTCGTTCAGTGAAAACAATAGATTTTCCACCTGCTCTCCCGTCTCGGCATCCAGATTTCCCGTGGGTTCATCCGCGAACAGGATATCCGGCCGATTGATGAATGCCCGCGCCAAGGCAACACGCTGCTGCTCCCCTCCCGACAATTGGGCAGGATAATGATCCAGGCGATCCCCCAATCCGACACTCGACAGCAATGCGGCAGCCTCGTCTCGGACATGGCGGCGCCCGCGGAGTTCGGCGGGTACCATCACGTTCTCCAAGGCGGACAGCGTAGGCAACAGTCGGAAGGACTGGAAGACGAAGCCGACGTGTTCATTCCGGACGCGGGCCCGTTCGTCCTCACCCATCTCGACGAGCGGATTTCCGCACAACCGGACCGTTCCACGCGTCGGCGCGTCCAATCCGGCCGCAAGGCCCAAAAGGGTTGTCTTGCCGCTGCCTGATGGACCAACGATGGCACATGTGTCTCCGGCAGTGAGATCAAAGGAGACTGAATCGAGTACAGTCAATGACTTCATTCCACTCCGGAACGTTTTGGTCAGGTCCCTGACCTCAAGTACAAACGCCATCTGCCCAGATA
The Rhodothermales bacterium genome window above contains:
- a CDS encoding ABC transporter ATP-binding protein, with amino-acid sequence MKSLTVLDSVSFDLTAGDTCAIVGPSGSGKTTLLGLAAGLDAPTRGTVRLCGNPLVEMGEDERARVRNEHVGFVFQSFRLLPTLSALENVMVPAELRGRRHVRDEAAALLSSVGLGDRLDHYPAQLSGGEQQRVALARAFINRPDILFADEPTGNLDAETGEQVENLLFSLNETAGTTLILVTHDAELASRTGRVIRLKGGKVIEDTALVGA